A stretch of the bacterium genome encodes the following:
- the secA gene encoding preprotein translocase subunit SecA, with amino-acid sequence MLKFFGQLLDSNEREIKKLQPIVEATAAFEPELKKLSAAKLKKQTEDFKKRLEKGETLDDLLPEAFATVREAFRRTLGVRPYDVQIMGGTVLHQGKIAEMRTGEGKTFVATLPLYLNSLVGKGAHLVTVNDYLARRDAEWVGPVFHLLGVSVGVINHEKSYLYDPNPKTKEDDAAEVHLTAAQAASPDLEGIGIGRFLREVTRTQAYGADITYGTNNEYGFDYLRDNMADSLDNYVQRGHHYAIVDEVDSILIDEARTPLIISAPAEESTEKYYEFSRLVDKLTIETDFVVDEKMRTASLTEIGIAKIEKLLGVDNLYEKDFETIHHLEEALKSKTLFFRDRDYVVKDGEVIIVDEFTGRMLPGRRYSEGLHQAIEAKEGVEIQRESRTLATISFQNYFRLYEKLAGMTGTATTSAEEFHKVYTLDVITVPTNKPMIRKDLPDAVYKTTAAKYEAIVKDVVERHKKGQPVLVATIDINKNQLLSDLLKRKGIPHELLNAKSIAEQDDRESKIIASAGQKGAVTVATNIAGRGVDIKLGEGADKAGGLHIIGSERHDARRIDNQLRGRSGRQGDPGSSQFYVSLQDDLMKLFGGDTVAGLMNALKIPDDVPIENPVVSKSIESAQSRVEGQNFDSRKRVVEYDDVMNKQREVIYSLRREILELGDPNNENKEEAEKKLREMVFPKIEEEIEVLVDTSLAETKIDLDINHLTAEYFTILPFDEASQKEVLEEVGKKKSSPEEVKDYLKGLAKKVYETREAALGREVSRQIEKLVLISVIDTLWINHLEDIDDLREGIGLRGYAQRDPLVEYKAEAYKLFEDLMDAIDYETVHRIFKVQVQTQPTPPAVQTTMTTSSGAATESHAGHNHPVAEAVLVGDKIGRNDPCPCGSGLKYKKCGLVNSPTHQENMAKA; translated from the coding sequence ATGCTAAAGTTTTTTGGCCAACTACTTGATTCAAACGAACGGGAAATAAAAAAACTTCAACCTATTGTTGAGGCGACTGCTGCTTTTGAGCCAGAACTAAAAAAACTCTCTGCTGCAAAATTAAAGAAGCAAACCGAGGATTTCAAAAAGCGCCTGGAAAAGGGTGAGACTCTTGATGACCTCCTTCCAGAAGCTTTTGCTACTGTCAGAGAAGCCTTCCGTCGCACTCTTGGGGTGCGGCCCTACGACGTCCAAATCATGGGTGGCACAGTCCTCCACCAAGGCAAAATTGCCGAAATGCGCACCGGAGAAGGAAAAACTTTCGTCGCTACTCTACCTCTCTATCTCAACTCTTTGGTTGGTAAAGGCGCTCATCTAGTCACGGTCAACGATTATTTGGCTCGTCGTGACGCTGAATGGGTCGGACCGGTCTTTCACTTGCTGGGAGTAAGCGTTGGCGTCATCAACCATGAAAAATCCTATCTTTATGACCCCAACCCGAAAACCAAAGAAGATGATGCGGCTGAAGTTCATTTGACGGCTGCTCAAGCCGCCTCCCCAGATTTGGAAGGAATCGGTATTGGTCGTTTTTTACGAGAAGTGACTCGCACCCAAGCTTATGGGGCTGACATTACCTACGGAACTAACAATGAATATGGCTTTGATTATCTCCGGGACAACATGGCTGATAGTTTGGACAATTATGTTCAAAGAGGGCATCACTACGCTATCGTCGATGAAGTTGACTCAATTTTGATTGATGAGGCCCGCACCCCTCTGATCATTTCCGCTCCAGCCGAAGAATCGACAGAAAAATACTACGAATTTTCTCGTCTCGTCGATAAACTCACTATCGAAACTGATTTTGTCGTTGATGAAAAAATGCGCACTGCCTCTCTGACTGAAATCGGGATTGCCAAAATCGAAAAGCTTCTGGGAGTCGACAATTTGTATGAAAAAGATTTTGAAACGATCCATCATCTCGAGGAGGCTCTCAAATCCAAAACTCTCTTTTTCCGCGACCGCGACTATGTCGTCAAAGATGGCGAGGTCATCATTGTTGATGAATTTACCGGTCGCATGCTCCCGGGCCGGCGCTACAGTGAAGGCTTGCACCAAGCCATTGAAGCCAAAGAAGGTGTCGAAATTCAGCGGGAGAGCCGCACCTTGGCAACAATTTCTTTCCAAAATTATTTCCGTCTTTATGAAAAACTCGCCGGTATGACCGGTACAGCCACTACCTCGGCGGAAGAGTTTCACAAAGTTTATACACTGGACGTCATCACCGTCCCAACCAACAAACCCATGATTAGAAAAGACCTTCCTGATGCAGTCTACAAAACCACGGCTGCCAAATACGAAGCGATCGTCAAGGACGTCGTAGAGCGACACAAAAAGGGTCAACCGGTGCTGGTAGCAACCATTGATATCAACAAGAACCAACTTCTAAGTGACTTGCTGAAACGAAAAGGTATCCCTCACGAGCTTCTCAATGCAAAATCTATCGCCGAGCAAGATGATCGTGAATCAAAAATCATCGCTTCTGCTGGTCAAAAAGGAGCAGTGACTGTCGCCACCAACATTGCCGGTCGAGGGGTCGATATTAAGCTAGGCGAAGGCGCTGATAAAGCCGGTGGACTGCACATCATTGGCTCAGAACGCCATGACGCTCGGCGCATTGACAACCAACTCCGTGGTCGGTCTGGTCGTCAGGGGGACCCGGGTTCAAGTCAATTTTACGTCAGTTTGCAGGACGATTTGATGAAGCTTTTTGGTGGCGACACGGTCGCCGGTTTGATGAACGCTCTGAAAATTCCCGATGATGTCCCAATCGAAAACCCAGTTGTCTCCAAGTCAATTGAATCGGCTCAAAGTCGCGTCGAAGGCCAGAATTTTGACAGCCGTAAGCGCGTCGTCGAGTATGACGATGTCATGAACAAACAAAGAGAGGTCATTTACTCGCTACGGCGCGAAATCCTCGAACTGGGAGACCCGAACAACGAGAATAAGGAAGAGGCTGAAAAAAAGCTGCGCGAAATGGTCTTTCCAAAAATTGAAGAAGAAATCGAGGTTCTCGTCGACACTTCCTTGGCCGAAACCAAAATTGATCTGGATATTAATCATCTGACGGCCGAATACTTCACGATTCTTCCTTTTGACGAAGCTTCACAGAAAGAAGTTTTGGAAGAAGTCGGGAAAAAGAAGAGTAGTCCTGAAGAAGTAAAAGACTATCTGAAAGGCCTGGCGAAAAAGGTTTATGAAACTCGCGAGGCTGCTTTGGGAAGAGAAGTTTCGCGGCAAATCGAAAAACTAGTTTTGATCTCGGTCATCGATACTCTCTGGATCAATCACTTGGAGGATATTGATGATTTGCGTGAAGGTATTGGTTTGCGTGGTTATGCCCAGCGCGACCCGCTTGTCGAATACAAAGCTGAAGCCTACAAACTTTTTGAGGATCTCATGGACGCGATCGACTACGAAACTGTCCACCGTATTTTCAAAGTTCAAGTCCAAACCCAACCCACTCCTCCAGCGGTCCAAACCACGATGACGACTTCTTCCGGGGCTGCCACAGAGTCTCATGCTGGCCACAACCACCCAGTGGCTGAAGCGGTTCTAGTAGGGGATAAAATCGGCCGCAATGATCCCTGTCCTTGTGGTAGTGGTCTTAAGTACAAAAAATGTGGGCTTGTAAATAGCCCAACACATCAAGAAAATATGGCTAAAGCCTAA
- a CDS encoding MarR family transcriptional regulator, with amino-acid sequence MSTRDQLIEEILHSLHAIRNHIKAKAVHLGHQNHITHSQWFILKTIEHYKSVSIKDIAETLGMSSSAATQLVDGLVQAGFVIRQENPNDRRLVRLELSPKGKRHIAATKENRITEMAQVFDALNDKELAGYLKLQKKILSKFLHKKS; translated from the coding sequence ATGTCGACAAGAGACCAACTCATTGAAGAAATTCTGCATAGCCTCCACGCTATTCGTAATCATATTAAGGCAAAGGCTGTTCATTTGGGGCATCAAAATCATATTACCCACTCCCAATGGTTTATTTTGAAAACTATCGAACACTATAAAAGCGTAAGTATCAAAGATATAGCGGAAACACTAGGGATGTCTTCAAGTGCTGCAACTCAGCTTGTGGACGGTCTTGTGCAAGCGGGTTTTGTGATAAGACAAGAAAACCCCAATGACCGCCGATTGGTACGGTTGGAGCTTTCGCCAAAAGGCAAGAGGCATATCGCTGCTACGAAAGAAAATCGCATAACCGAAATGGCACAAGTTTTTGACGCATTGAACGATAAGGAACTTGCGGGATACCTGAAATTGCAGAAGAAAATTCTATCAAAATTTTTGCACAAAAAATCTTAA
- a CDS encoding RnfABCDGE type electron transport complex subunit D, with the protein MHYVTIVVLLVVALVANTGRGFPVNLAVAVLVAPVLDVAIKRFWLKKKPTLPLSAIITGLIIGTVSVNAPVSGVLIATFLAIGSKFIIRWNDLHIFNPAVFGVVIAQVFNPAAHGAVTHGSSQVVEGFGVGGFTVTLWLVPLLIFANWRARKLWTSIPFLTATALLFYFTRLASLNSFNTQGVMGFLEVLPYYFAFIIVSEPKTSPSAKKEQVLFGLAIAVFSVLPLIVLGSYSHLGALAAVLLGNLIYVAYRTRKITKSLQK; encoded by the coding sequence ATGCATTATGTCACCATTGTTGTTCTACTGGTGGTAGCACTTGTTGCAAATACCGGCCGTGGATTTCCTGTAAATTTGGCTGTGGCCGTTCTTGTGGCACCCGTCCTGGATGTTGCTATAAAACGCTTTTGGCTGAAAAAGAAACCAACTCTACCCTTATCAGCAATCATTACGGGCTTGATAATCGGCACTGTATCAGTAAATGCACCCGTTTCTGGAGTTCTTATTGCCACATTTCTGGCGATAGGTTCTAAATTCATCATTAGGTGGAACGATTTACACATCTTCAATCCAGCTGTGTTTGGCGTGGTTATTGCACAAGTCTTTAACCCAGCCGCTCACGGTGCCGTTACCCATGGTTCATCCCAGGTAGTAGAAGGTTTTGGGGTAGGAGGTTTTACTGTAACTCTCTGGCTCGTGCCGCTTTTGATATTTGCGAACTGGCGGGCAAGAAAACTGTGGACTTCAATCCCATTTCTGACTGCAACAGCATTGCTTTTCTACTTCACAAGACTCGCAAGTCTCAATTCATTCAATACTCAAGGTGTAATGGGATTTCTTGAAGTCCTGCCCTATTATTTTGCATTCATTATTGTTTCAGAACCGAAGACTTCGCCTAGTGCTAAGAAAGAGCAGGTCTTGTTTGGACTGGCAATCGCAGTTTTTTCCGTTTTGCCTCTAATTGTTTTGGGTTCCTATTCCCACCTCGGAGCACTTGCAGCAGTGCTTCTTGGAAATTTAATTTATGTGGCTTATCGCACCAGGAAGATAACTAAATCCTTACAAAAATAA